The following are encoded in a window of Desulfobacteraceae bacterium genomic DNA:
- a CDS encoding biopolymer transporter ExbD codes for MQTISSARRSNRSSVELNIAPLIDMVFILLIFFLVTTSFVKETGVEVNRPTAATAVSQSKATILIGIDAADRIFFDNREVDVRAVRANVERALAENPEGAVVVVADRSSTTGTTIEVMDGARLAGAANVSLAARLPEGAAP; via the coding sequence ATGCAAACCATCAGCAGCGCCCGCCGCAGCAACCGCAGCAGCGTCGAGCTCAACATCGCGCCCCTGATCGACATGGTGTTCATCCTGCTGATCTTCTTCCTGGTCACCACCAGCTTCGTCAAGGAGACCGGCGTCGAGGTCAACCGCCCCACGGCAGCCACGGCCGTGAGCCAGTCCAAGGCCACCATCCTGATCGGCATCGACGCCGCCGACCGCATCTTCTTCGACAACCGGGAGGTGGATGTGCGGGCCGTACGGGCCAACGTGGAGCGCGCCCTGGCCGAGAACCCCGAGGGGGCCGTGGTGGTGGTGGCCGACCGGTCCAGCACCACCGGCACGACCATCGAGGTCATGGACGGCGCCCGCCTGGCCGGGGCGGCCAATGTGTCGCTGGCCGCCCGGCTGCCGGAGGGCGCCGCGCCATGA
- a CDS encoding MotA/TolQ/ExbB proton channel family protein — protein sequence MAEFLQVLYHQTMDYLQAGGAVMPPLVMVSLVMWLLIFKRAFFFRRLSRRNMPFRTAREHVQQGRLPDRRRYSGAIALLVTHFLQARSGERVLDRFILEETVQRINRSLTDHLQVIGVLAAVAPLLGLLGTVTGMIATFDIMSVFGTGNAKAMAGGISEALITTQTGLLVAIPGLYMKGSLDRRARNLQQRITAAGLFLRRHL from the coding sequence ATGGCTGAGTTTTTACAGGTCCTCTACCACCAGACGATGGACTACCTGCAGGCCGGGGGGGCGGTGATGCCGCCCCTGGTAATGGTCAGCCTGGTCATGTGGCTGTTGATCTTCAAGCGGGCCTTTTTTTTCCGTCGCCTGTCCCGCCGCAACATGCCCTTCCGCACGGCGCGGGAGCACGTGCAGCAGGGCCGCCTGCCCGACCGAAGGCGCTACAGCGGGGCCATCGCCCTACTGGTGACGCACTTCCTGCAGGCCCGCAGCGGCGAGCGGGTCCTGGACCGCTTCATCCTGGAGGAAACCGTGCAGCGGATCAACCGCTCGCTCACCGACCATCTCCAGGTGATCGGCGTCCTGGCCGCGGTGGCGCCCCTGCTGGGGCTGCTGGGCACGGTGACCGGCATGATCGCCACTTTCGACATCATGTCCGTCTTCGGCACGGGCAATGCCAAAGCCATGGCCGGCGGCATCTCGGAGGCCCTCATCACCACCCAGACCGGGCTTCTGGTGGCCATTCCCGGACTCTATATGAAGGGCTCCCTGGACCGCCGGGCCCGCAACCTGCAGCAGCGCATCACGGCCGCCGGGCTGTTTCTGCGCCGGCACCTGTGA
- a CDS encoding MotA/TolQ/ExbB proton channel family protein, whose product MKARLWRVVMIGVAVLVAAGPAHGQDMRARETEARQTREALMQQAAAEKRAAEAEAAATRARITEDRAALNKAIASLEAQNTRRQTAVEELTVAVQSLEEEEAALSAQLAETDGVIRELVGLIRVAAKDTTALWRENLQSALDRPDLAFLQAIAEQARFPGMADVRRLVAALESYIQRTGEVALGRVTMVDRSGRATEGDILTLGCFTAAYRLGDEIGFLTYAEAGQKLHALSRLPAPRIRRQIARYMTGETEAVYLDISRGAALRQLTHELSLWEQVPKGGPIVWPILVILAVGVMIVIERLVFLLRKNCDAEKLMQRLAAMVGDGRWADCRAACRALGGKPVARVLATGLECCHLPREEMENALQEAILREVPPLERFLSTLGMLAAIAPLLGLLGTVTGMIATFHVITHFGTGDPRMMSGGISEALVTTMLGLSVAIPIMLAHTLLNRAVDKRIGQMEEKALALVNSVHKSRNGDG is encoded by the coding sequence ATGAAAGCGCGTCTTTGGAGGGTGGTGATGATCGGCGTGGCGGTTCTGGTTGCTGCCGGGCCGGCGCACGGCCAGGACATGCGCGCGCGCGAAACGGAAGCCCGTCAGACCCGGGAGGCCCTGATGCAGCAAGCGGCCGCCGAAAAACGCGCGGCCGAAGCCGAGGCCGCTGCCACGCGGGCGCGCATCACCGAGGACCGGGCCGCGCTGAACAAGGCCATCGCGTCCTTGGAGGCGCAAAACACCCGGCGGCAGACGGCCGTAGAGGAACTGACGGTCGCGGTCCAGTCCCTGGAAGAGGAGGAAGCGGCCCTCTCAGCGCAGCTGGCCGAAACGGACGGCGTCATTCGCGAGCTGGTGGGGCTGATCCGCGTGGCGGCCAAGGACACCACCGCCCTCTGGCGCGAAAACCTGCAAAGCGCCCTGGATCGCCCGGACCTGGCCTTTCTCCAGGCCATTGCCGAGCAGGCCCGTTTTCCGGGGATGGCGGACGTCCGCCGGCTGGTGGCCGCCCTGGAAAGCTACATCCAGCGCACGGGTGAGGTCGCCCTGGGCCGGGTAACGATGGTGGACCGGAGCGGCCGGGCAACCGAGGGCGATATCCTGACCCTGGGCTGCTTTACCGCCGCCTACCGCCTGGGAGACGAAATCGGATTTCTAACTTACGCCGAAGCCGGCCAGAAACTCCATGCCCTCTCCCGGCTCCCGGCGCCGCGCATCCGGAGGCAGATCGCGCGCTACATGACGGGCGAGACCGAAGCGGTATACCTGGATATCTCCCGCGGCGCGGCCCTGCGGCAGCTGACCCACGAGCTGAGCCTCTGGGAGCAGGTGCCCAAGGGCGGCCCCATCGTCTGGCCGATTCTGGTCATCCTGGCCGTAGGCGTCATGATCGTGATCGAGCGGCTGGTTTTCCTGCTGCGCAAAAACTGCGATGCCGAAAAGCTGATGCAGCGCCTTGCCGCCATGGTCGGCGACGGGCGTTGGGCGGACTGCCGGGCGGCCTGCCGGGCGCTGGGGGGCAAGCCCGTGGCGCGGGTGCTGGCCACGGGCCTGGAGTGCTGCCACCTGCCCCGGGAAGAAATGGAAAACGCCCTGCAGGAGGCCATCCTGCGGGAGGTGCCGCCCCTGGAGCGCTTCCTGTCGACCCTGGGCATGCTGGCCGCCATCGCCCCCCTGCTGGGGCTTCTGGGCACGGTCACCGGCATGATCGCCACCTTCCACGTGATCACCCATTTCGGAACCGGGGACCCGCGCATGATGTCGGGCGGCATCTCGGAGGCTTTGGTCACCACCATGCTGGGGCTGTCCGTGGCCATTCCCATCATGCTGGCCCATACCCTCCTGAACCGGGCCGTGGACAAGCGCATCGGCCAGATGGAGGAGAAAGCCCTGGCCCTGGTCAACAGCGTCCACAAGAGCCGCAACGGCGATGGCTGA
- a CDS encoding DUF3450 domain-containing protein translates to MRLWKPILPALVLGSVLAPALLWAAGNAVQEKIEKPVQQAIDTRQATQKAEETWRQERDESMALLASLEQEQARLEQEQLRLQEDQAARRQRIEAKTRQLAASEEIAGQIAPYLEEVLAALRARIDADRPFLTRERRLRVDRLGNLLGDPGVTVSEKFRKTVEALMVEAEYGRTIEVYQDTITVEGQPLLATIFRLGRLGLFYQTLDQRHSGMFDVAARAWTPLPSSFDRTLRMAIDIGAKRQPVELLNLPLGRMATP, encoded by the coding sequence TTGAGATTGTGGAAACCCATCCTGCCGGCGCTCGTGCTGGGATCAGTTCTGGCGCCGGCACTGCTGTGGGCGGCGGGGAACGCCGTCCAGGAAAAGATCGAAAAGCCGGTCCAGCAGGCCATCGACACCCGTCAGGCCACCCAGAAAGCCGAGGAGACATGGCGCCAGGAACGCGACGAAAGCATGGCGCTGCTTGCCTCGCTGGAGCAGGAGCAGGCGCGGCTGGAACAAGAGCAGCTGCGCTTGCAGGAGGATCAGGCGGCACGCCGGCAACGGATTGAGGCTAAAACGCGCCAGCTGGCCGCCAGCGAGGAGATCGCAGGCCAGATCGCCCCTTACCTGGAAGAGGTTCTGGCCGCGCTCCGCGCCCGCATCGATGCGGACCGGCCGTTTCTGACCCGCGAGCGCCGACTGCGGGTGGACCGCCTGGGCAACCTCCTGGGCGACCCGGGGGTGACGGTCAGCGAAAAGTTCCGCAAAACCGTGGAAGCCCTCATGGTGGAGGCCGAATACGGACGCACCATCGAGGTCTATCAGGACACGATCACGGTGGAGGGGCAGCCCCTCCTGGCCACGATCTTTCGGCTGGGACGACTCGGCCTGTTCTACCAGACCCTGGACCAGCGCCACAGCGGCATGTTCGACGTGGCGGCCAGGGCCTGGACCCCGCTGCCGTCCTCCTTTGACCGCACCCTGCGGATGGCCATCGACATCGGGGCCAAGCGCCAGCCGGTGGAGCTTCTGAACCTGCCCCTGGGAAGGATGGCGACCCCATGA